In Myxococcales bacterium, the DNA window CGAAGTTGTTCACGCGGAGCGGGTAGAGGACGACCCCCGCGCCGACGTCGACACGAAAGACCCGGAGCCCGCCGAAGAAGTTCCGGTGCTCCCACCCGGCGAGGCCGTTCACCGCGGTCTTCAGCACGTCGAACTCGAGCCCGCCGCCGAGCCGGAGCGTGCGGAGCTTGGCCGGTGTCACCCTGACGCGCACGGGCACCTTGCCGTCGGGGCGCGGGCCACCCTCGAGAGAAGGCTCGATCTCGACCGACGAAAACACGCCGAGGTCGAGCAGCGCTTGCCGGGCGTCGTCCTGTGCCTGGGTGGAGTACGGGTCGTCCTCGCGGAGCGACAGGGCGGCGCGCACTTTGTCTTCCGGCAGGGCGCCGAGCCCCTCGATCGTGATCTCGCCGAGCCGTGCGGGCGGTCCGGGCTCGACGTGGTAGTGAACGGAGGCGCGATGGCTCACGAGGTCCACGTTCGCTTGTGCCGTGACCGTGGCGAACGCGTGGCCGCGGTCGGTGAGCGCGCGCGTAAGCCCTCGTTTTGCGCCGTCGTAGGCGTCTTCGTCGAACGGCGCCGACACCCCGAGCTTCTCGAGCGCGGCACGCCGAGCCTCGTCGCCGAGGCCGGGGTCGAGCCCGTCGAGCCCGTCGAGGCCGGAGATCCCGAGCGCGCCTACCGTGGTGAGCGGGCCCGGTTCGACCAAGATCTCGACTCGGACGTGATCGCGCGCCGTCGCGTGGATGCGACCGGCGCGGGCGTGCGCTTCGTAGTAGCCCCGCGCGCGGCATGCGGCCTCGATCCGCGCGAGGTCCTTCTGGAGCACCGAGGGCTCGAAGAGCGTGTATTCGTAAACGACCCCGCGAAAGAGCCCGAGGAACTTCTCGCTCGGCACCGTGGCGATTTTCTCGGCGAGCTCGTTCGTGTCGGGGCCGCCAGGGCGCCCGCTCACGTCGCGGACCTCGACGCCGTACACGGCCGAGCGCCCTTCGGGGATCGTCTGGCACCCGGCGCTCGCCAGGGCCGAAGCGATGGCCAGGACCGAGGCGAGCCCGTGGATCGAGGTCTTCCGTGAGCGCGCCGCGCCGAGCTCTCGGGGGAAGGCACGCGCTCTGCACGATGGTGGTCGTGCTCGCCGCCTCATGCGGTACCCCGAGCTTGCCAGGCCCCCCGCTGGCCGCGCACGTGACGGCCGACCTCGTCGCGATCGACGCGCCGCCGCCACCTGCGCGTGTCGAAGAGATTCCGCCGCGCCCTCGTGGAGTCGAGGCCGTGTGGCTCGACGGCGAGTGGGTGCTTCGCGGGTCGCGATTTCGCTGGCGCCGAGGGCGATGGGCGGAGCGTGTGCCGGGCCTCGCGTTCGCGCCGTGGTCCGTGGTCCGCGCCGAAGATGGTCGGCTCTTCATGGCCCCCGGCAAGTGGGTCGACGTTCACGGAAAGACCGTGGATCCGCCGCGCACGCTCGCCGAGGCCGAGGCCTCGAGGGCCCTCGTGGTCGGCGCTACGGGGGAGGAAGAGAACGTCGGGCGTGACCTCCGAGACAACCGCGACGGAGGGGCCGGCCCCCTTCGCGAGCGAAACGACGCGGGGGTACGTTGACCCGCGACGTGCTCTGGATGGCTCTCCAGTGCGTGTCGCTCGCGCTCGCGGTGACGTCGTGGGTCGCGATCGTCTACGGGCAGGCTCGCACGAGAGGCGTGAAGCTCGCGCTCGCTGCGGCGCTCGTGCCTCCCCTCGGCGCCGTGCTCGCGATCCGCGCGAGGCAGCCCGTGCGTGCGCTCGCCTTCGTCGTGAGCCTCTGTGCGTACGTGTCGACACGGATCGTGACCTGACGGCGCGCGGCGTGGACCCGCGGCGACCCCGTCGATCTACCACGCCCATCCGAACGAGCTGCACGGCGCGCCCTCGAGCGTGCCGTTTCGCCGCGTCGGTCTGCGCAGGCGTGAGCCCCGCCGTCAGTGCTCGGCCGTGACCGTGACCCCGCAGGTCGTCTTGGAGACGTCGAAACGCTGCGCCCATAGGTCGTTCACGCCGCCGGTGTAGGACACCTTCGTCGCCGTCTCGGAGGTCTTGGCGAGCCAAACCACGGTGCGCCCCTGGGGGTCGCGGTAGGCCTCGCCGTCGGCTTCGGAGGAAGCTGCGTAATACACGCTGTCGGGAGCGAGGCGGCCCACGAAATGGGCCTTCGCCGTCTCGGAGGGGACGCACGGACCCTCGACGAGGCACTGGTAGAGGCTCTCGTCGGAGTCGATCACGACGAGGTCGAGCGAGCCTTGCGCGAACACGAAGCCGACGGGGTTGTCGCCGCGGTGGGCGCGGTAGCTCGTGTAGGCCTTGCCCGTCTTTTTGTCCGTGATCGTGCGCACCTTCACGAGG includes these proteins:
- a CDS encoding BamA/TamA family outer membrane protein; this translates as MRRRARPPSCRARAFPRELGAARSRKTSIHGLASVLAIASALASAGCQTIPEGRSAVYGVEVRDVSGRPGGPDTNELAEKIATVPSEKFLGLFRGVVYEYTLFEPSVLQKDLARIEAACRARGYYEAHARAGRIHATARDHVRVEILVEPGPLTTVGALGISGLDGLDGLDPGLGDEARRAALEKLGVSAPFDEDAYDGAKRGLTRALTDRGHAFATVTAQANVDLVSHRASVHYHVEPGPPARLGEITIEGLGALPEDKVRAALSLREDDPYSTQAQDDARQALLDLGVFSSVEIEPSLEGGPRPDGKVPVRVRVTPAKLRTLRLGGGLEFDVLKTAVNGLAGWEHRNFFGGLRVFRVDVGAGVVLYPLRVNNFVAPEKPLPEAKLQLDLRQPAIFGGRTGGFLRPGGSVAPVLLDPNPRENATVQGYGELRNAIGLERTYKRLFGTLAHNLQVAYPFTYIGTRSDTLRTVVVSYPEAVVQVDLRNDRVKPHSGAFFATAMQVAGFGGDARDVKVVPEARGYVPLGKRTTLAAKVAVGVLLPFNYGSAVYGDPSSLSLEERTFDYQLMYFRGFFSGGPTSNRGYPLRAISPYADVTDLTPEQKAQRLTTVCEGDCRTPTGGFTLWEASVELRVDVVGQLSAATFCDASDVSGKRFHFRLTHLHLSCGLGARYGTPVGPLRFDVGYRIPGAQVLGGPDPSERAPATFLGAPIAISLGIGEAF